One window of Centropristis striata isolate RG_2023a ecotype Rhode Island chromosome 21, C.striata_1.0, whole genome shotgun sequence genomic DNA carries:
- the LOC131959896 gene encoding alpha-tectorin-like: MASRILLFVLLLWMISVVTPQVIRPLYPISGTANSKTDDGSSPRINLQRPFVYFGRTYNYIYVNNNGHLTFDNPLSTFSPSRFPLHGPRDFIAPFWVDLDNTVNGGVYYNQYTSGSVIQQATQDIRDYFPSINFNANLVFIATWYEVAYYPNSGTRTTVQAVLISGDQYSFVLMNYGIIASTPRNVQAGYDTINSVYHFTIPGSFSDAATGSNSNFRRSSNVNVPGRWAFRTDHGSSGCTFNGESLQLGDSFWSDSTCAQKCTCTSAGLQCQGQPCTFSQICQPTAFQFSCQTVQRGACTISGDPHYYTFDNTVFHFQGTCTYVLSEQCGLGLPYYRVEGKNEHRGSTHVSWTRLVKVYVYNDTIELVKGRHGEAKVNGNFAATPISLTNGTVQVYESGFSVIISTNFGLEVSYDTNHYVRISLPYTYQNATCGLCGNFNNRPEDDFRTRQGELVSSDVVFANSWQAAGDDEPGCEAQCGGLDCAECTEDQTSLYSNNAHCGILQNSSGPFAVCHERLPPQNFVDSCVYDLCVGEGYQPILCQALNSYASECQQNGIQLPSWRRQGFCEIPCPANSHFESQGTGCPATCVNPNSTQNCPLPAQESCICNSGYILSGGVCVRHAECGCSFEGRYYRSGESVILDDDCGRRCSCSYGSMTCRSHGCGPSESCRVEEGERGCRPNSHGTCWIRGPGSYHTFDGVTYQYPGACRLTLAKVMGLSSHPHFMVTAEKVPRGQQGFARLLKFEAEGTQISFEMTGGSKVWLDGQRIRLPFSSASNRIQIYHSSIHSIILRTSFGVTLQTVWPHFVRVTAPSIYSGSLGGLCGNYNGLPHDDFRTPNGILVNSSQDFGDSWRDGSLAAHCVESVNNNSTTNYNSSEYCGILSSPNGPFAQCWAMEDPREHVDACVYIISASTDPASALCEVLRDYALICQQKGVRLGDWRNATDCEQSCPLNSHYEVCGSDCPSACPSLSFPFTCATVCQEGCQCDDGFVLNGHQCVLPTACGCYHQGRYRQGGEQFWNGEECQSFCTCDGTTGLVHCRPNSCGSQESCRVVEGEYGCHPNPHGTCSASGDPHYLTFDGKAYDFQGTCCYVLATLCNATDGLHQFSVEAKNEQWRGLPVSITAEVFVNVWGYEVHMSRERSGVVQVNGESKNVPILLNGGQVSIYASGPRVFVSANFGLTVTYDGSSTVFISVPANFSEKTCGLCGNFNGNPNDEFHTPTGMMVSTPDEFGRAWKVEGNYTCSDGCGSSCPACTNELPARAQCEVIQAADGPLSFCHEHLDPAPYFNDCVFDVCVSGNEGHDLLCTAIQTYVSACQSANVQIYPWRQNTTCRLDCPANSHYELCGTDCGHTCASSTDATCEQVCSEGCFCDEGFLRSGTRCVPVESCGCQYDGFYYNAGQSFWTEGCTQQCECHAPNDLRCSAASCTPAEECSIRNGQLGCFNAMSTCTVWGDPHYITFDGAVAHFQGTCSYIITESVSHSDSDTQFQVVATNNHRGNNRVSFVSAVDIYLSNQAEIVTVRIGANKRVKVNGSAASLPTTVGTLAEVVREGSYIVVDAIDLVVQFDGQSTLLVRLGQRRQNKVTGMCGNFNNNPADDKVLPSGTTARNDNQFGHSWKSNTSQPGCGSTDDDNSDGLNDCPFREEYSELCGVITNSSGPFSDCHLYSDPQPFFTSCVYDLCLYTPANGMLCSAVSAYERTCSVLGLNIPEWRSTLQCAESDPCEQLDCAEYEWCGAKDGVYGCFCDEHHHRPNNESYDSSITCVSSSGTMSVSRCQLFEAGFHSSTLHLRDDSCNGTIQDGRLVFHFNNGDQLCGTVLRSNGTHFMYENTIQGDVDSHEEIISREKSIHLHFCCEYPLAQALSMDVGINPVESIVNKKLPSGQGRYHLRMIPYEDSGFQFPLFRNRNIEMEIDQRLYIEVQTEGVDHQQISTILDSCWATPVNDAIYPVRWDLITRECSSEADGTVEIIQNGISTVSRFSFRMFTFTNFSSIYLHCQVHLCLLRHNTCTTHCYPGYHTRVARATSHHDTAAISLGPLIWKNDEKMKMSSASGQLTSLVTLLLSLLTAKTLT, from the exons ATGGCTAGTCGAATCCTGTTGTTTGTGCTGCTTTTGTGGATGATAA gtgtggTGACTCCTCAGGTTATCA GACCCCTCTACCCAATATCAGGGACTGCAAACTCTAAAACAGATGATGGAAGTTCTCCAAGGATAAACCTGCAGCGACCTTTTGTCTATTTTGGACGGACGTATAATTACATTTAT GTCAACAACAATGGACACTTGACATTTGACAATCCACTGAGTACATTTTCACCTTCAAGGTTCCCATTACATGGTCCCAGAGACTTCATTGCTCCATTCTGGGTGGATCTGGACAACACAGTAAATGGTGGGGTCTACTACAACCAATACACCAGTGGCAGTGTCATCCAACAAGCTACACAAGACATTAGAGACTACTTCCCAAGCATCAACTTCAATGCCAACTTGGTCTTCATTGCAACATGGTACGAGGTGGCCTACTATCCAAATTCAGGAACA CGCACAACTGTCCAAGCCGTGCTGATCTCTGGAGACCAGTACTCATTTGTGCTGATGAACTATGGGATAATAGCCTCAACTCCCCGGAATGTACAG GCTGGTTATGACACAATAAACTCAGTTTATCATTTCACCATCCCTGGATCATTCTCTGACGCTGCAACCGGCAGTAACTCAAATTTCCGCCGAAGCAGCAATGTCAATGTACCCGGCCGCTGGGCTTTCCGGACAGACCATGGATCAAGTGGCTGCACTTTCAATG GTGAATCCTTGCAGTTGGGTGATTCATTCTGGAGCGACAGTACCTGTGCACAGAAGTGCACCTGCACCTCAGCAGGCCTACAGTGTCAAGGTCAACCTTGCACCTTTTCCCAAATCTGCCAACCAACTGCCTTTCAGTTCTCCTGCCAGACAGTGCAGAGAGGCGCCTGCACCATAAGTGGCGATCCACATTACTACACCTTCGATAACACCGTGTTCCACTTCCAGGGCACCTGCACTTATGTTCTCTCTGAGCAATGTGGTCTTGGGTTGCCCTACTATAGAGTAGAGGGCAAAAACGAGCACCGGGGCAGCACTCATGTTTCCTGGACACGACTGGTCAAAGTGTATGTTTACAACGACACCATTGAACTTGTCAAGGGGCGCCATGGTGAAGCTAAG GTTAATGGAAACTTTGCAGCCACTCCCATCTCCCTTACCAATGGCACGGTTCAGGTTTATGAGTCAGGTTTTTCTGTGATCATCAGTACTAACTTTGGCTTGGAGGTGTCTTATGACACAAATCATTATGTCAGGATCAGTTTGCCCTACACCTACCAGAATGCAACATGTGGCCTGTGCGGAAACTTCAACAATCGCCCTGAGGATGACTTTCGAACCCGCCAAGGCGAACTTGTGAGCTCTGATGTGGTTTTTGCCAACAGCTGGCAAGCAGCAGGAGACGATGAGCCTGGTTGTGAGGCACAGTGTGGAGGTCTGGACTGTGCTGAATGTACTGAAGATCAGACATCTTTATACAGCAACAATGCCCACTGTGGTATCCTCCAGAACAGTTCTGGACCTTTTGCTGTTTGCCATGAGCGACTTCCCCCACAGAACTTTGTAGACAGTTGTGTGTATGATCTGTGTGTTGGAGAAGGGTACCAACCCATCCTGTGCCAAGCCCTAAATTCGTATGCAAGTGAGTGTCAACAGAATGGTATACAGCTGCCAAGCTGGAGGAGACAAGGCTTCTGTg AAATTCCCTGCCCAGCCAATAGCCACTTTGAATCCCAAGGCACAGGATGTCCAGCTACTTGTGTCAATCCCAATTCTACCCAAAACTGTCCTCTCCCTGCTCAGGAGAGCTGCATCTGCAATTCAGGTTACATCCTCAGTGGTGGGGTCTGCGTCCGCCATGCTGAATGTGGCTGCAGCTTTGAGGGTCGCTACTACCGCTCTGGAGAATCTGTAATTCTAGATGATGACTGTGGGAGACGTTGTAGCTGCAGTTATGGCTCCATGACTTGTCGCTCCCATGGTTGTGGTCCATCAGAGTCTTGCAGAGTggaggagggagaaagaggaTGCAGACCTAACAGCCATGGAACATGCTGGATAAGAGGCCCAGGGTCATATCACACATTTGATGGAGTGACATACCAGTATCCTGGGGCATGTCGATTGACTCTTGCCAAAGTAATGGGATTGTCTAGTCACCCACATTTCATGGTGACAGCAGAAAAAGTGCCCAGAGGCCAGCAGGGTTTTGCCAGGTTGCTAAAGTTTGAGGCAGAGGGAACACAAATTTCCTTTGAAATGACAGGTGGCAGCAAAGTTTGG CTTGACGGTCAGCGGATCAGACTACCATTCAGCTCAGCATCCAATCGAATCCAAATCTACCACAGCAGCATTCACAGTATCATCCTTCGCACCTCCTTTGGTGTGACTCTACAGACAGTTTGGCCCCACTTTGTGCGCGTCACCGCACCCAGTATCTACAGTGGTTCACTGGGCGGACTCTGTGGTAATTACAATGGTCTCCCACATGACGATTTCCGTACACCCAATGGCATCCTGGTCAACAGCTCTCAGGACTTTGGTGACAGTTGGAGAGATGGCTCCCTCGCTGCACACTGTGTGGAAAGCGTTAACAATAACTCAACAACAAATTACAATTCTAGTGAGTACTGCGGCATTCTTAGCTCACCAAATGGGCCATTTGCCCAGTGTTGGGCCATGGAGGACCCAAGGGAGCAtgtggatgcatgtgtgtacatCATTAGTGCTTCTACAGATCCAGCATCAGCGCTATGTGAGGTCCTCCGAGATTATGCACTAATATGTCAACAGAAGGGCGTGAGACTGGGAGACTGGAGGAATGCAACTGACTGTG AGCAAAGCTGCCCTCTGAACAGTCATTACGAAGTCTGTGGAAGCGATTGTCCTTCTGCCTGCCCCAGCCTCTCTTTCCCTTTCACCTGTGCCACTGTGTGTCAGGAGGGTTGCCAGTGTGATGATGGTTTTGTTCTCAATGGCCACCAATGTGTGCTACCAACAGCCTGTGGGTGCTATCACCAAGGACGCTATCGCCAAGGGGGGGAACAGTTCTGGAATGGTGAAGAATGTCAGAGCTTTTGTACCTGTGATGGGACTACAGGTTTAGTCCATTGTAGGCCAAATTCCTGTGGTTCCCAGGAGTCCTGCCGTGTGGTCGAGGGTGAGTATGGCTGCCACCCCAACCCTCATGGCACCTGCTCTGCCTCTGGAGACCCTCACTACCTAACCTTTGATGGCAAGGCCTATGACTTCCAGGGAACCTGCTGTTATGTGTTGGCAACCCTTTGTAACGCCACTGATGGACTCCACCAATTTTCTGTGGAAGCTAAGAACGAGCAGTGGAGAGGATTGCCAGTTTCAATCACAGCTGAagtttttgtaaatgtgtggGGCTATGAAGTGCATATGTCGAGGGAAAGAAGTGGTGTTGTTCAA GTGAATGGAGAAAGTAAAAACGTACCTATTCTCTTGAATGGAGGTCAAGTGTCAATCTATGCAAGTGGACCTCGTGTATTTGTGAGTGCTAATTTCGGCTTGACTGTGACCTATGATGGATCTAGTACAGTCTTTATCTCTGTACCTGCAAATTTCAG TGAAAAAACATGTGGACTTTGTGGAAATTTCAATGGCAATCCAAATGATGAGTTCCACACCCCAACTGGAATGATGGTCAGCACTCCAGATGAGTTTGGAAGAGCTTGGAAAGTGGAAGGCAACTACACCTGCAGTGATGGGTGTGGCTCCTCCTGCCCAGCGTGTACCAATGAGCTTCCAGCTAGAGCCCAATGTGAGGTGATTCAGGCAGCTGATGGCCCCCTCAGCTTCTGCCATGAGCATTTGGACCCAGCACCATATTTCAACGActgtgtgtttgatgtttgtgtttCGGGAAATGAAGGCCATGATCTTCTGTGTACGGCCATTCAAACATATGTCAGTGCCTGTCAATCTGCTAATGTTCAAATCTACCCTTGGAGACAAAACACTACCTGCA GACTTGACTGTCCAGCCAACAGTCATTATGAGTTGTGTGGTACAGACTGTGGCCACACCTGTGCCAGCAGCACTGATGCCACCTGTGAGCAGGTTTGCTCTGAGGGCTGTTTCTGTGATGAAGGTTTTCTCAGGAGTGGGACAAGATGTGTCCCTGTGGAAAGCTGTGGCTGTCAATATGACGGCTTCTACTATAAC GCTGGTCAGTCCTTCTGGACGGAGGGTTGCACCCAGCAATGTGAATGCCATGCTCCCAATGACCTGCGCTGTTCTGCTGCATCTTGCACTCCTGCAGAAGAGTGCAGCATCAGAAATGGCCAACTGGGCTGTTTTAATGCAATGTCTACTTGCACTGTGTGGGGAGATCCACACTACATCACCTTTGATGGGGCAGTGGCTCATTTCCAGGGCACATGCTCTTATATCATTACTGAGAGTGTGAGCCACAGCGACAGTGACACACAGTTTCAGGTAGTAGCCACCAATAATCACAGAGGCAACAACCGTGTGTCGTTTGTATCAGCCGTGGATATATACCTCTCAAATCAGGCAGAGATTGTGACTGTCAGGATTGGAGCCAACAAAAGAGTGAAG GTAAATGGAAGTGCAGCGTCTCTTCCAACCACGGTAGGAACTTTAGCTGAGGTGGTAAGAGAGGGAAGCTACATAGTGGTCGATGCCATTGACCTGGTAGTCCAGTTCGATGGCCAGAGTACTTTACTGGTCAGACTAGGCCAGCGCCGTCAAAATAAAGTCACTGGGATGTGTGGAAACTTCAACAACAACCCTGCAGATGACAAAGTCTTGCCAAGTGGCACAACGGCACGGAACGACAATCAGTTCGGACACAGCTGGAAGTCAAACACAAGCCAACCAGG ATGTGGATCCACCGATGATGACAACAGTGATGGATTGAACGACTGTCCCTTTAGGGAGGAATACTCAGAGCTCTGCGGTGTCATCACCAACAGTAGCGGTCCATTCAGTGATTGTCACCTGTACTCAGACCCACAGCCTTTTTTTACTTCCTGTGTCTATGATCTGTGCCTCTACACTCCAGCCAACGGCATGCTGTGTTCTGCAGTCTCAGCCTATGAGAGAACATGTTCAGTTTTGGGGTTAAACATCCCTGAATGGCGCTCGACTTTGCAGTGTG CTGAGTCAGACCCCTGTGAACAGCTGGACTGTGCAGAGTATGAGTGGTGCGGTGCGAAGGACGGTGTGTACGGCTGTTTCTGTGATGAGCACCACCATCGGCCCAATAATGAGAGCTATG ATTCTTCAATCACTTGTGTCAGTAGTTCAGGCACCATGTCCGTATCACGCTGCCAGCTGTTTGAAGCTGGCTTCCACTCCAGCACCCTCCATCTCCGAGATGACTCCTGCAATGGGACTATCCAGGACGGACGACTGGTGTTCCACTTTAACAATGGCGACCAGCTGTGCGGGACTGTTCTCAGG AGCAACGGAACCCATTTCATGTATGAGAACACCATCCAGGGTGATGTGGACTCTCATGAGGAAATCATTAGCCGTGAGAAGAGTATTCATCTGCACTTCTGCTGTGAATACCCTCTGGCCCAGGCCCTGTCTATGGATGTGGGCATCAACCCTGTTGAGAG cATTGTGAACAAGAAGCTTCCATCTGGCCAGGGTCGTTATCATTTGAGGATGATCCCTTATGAGGACTCAGGCTTCCAATTCCCCCTGTTCAGAAACAGGAACATAGAAATGGAAATCGACCAGAGGTTGTACATCGAGGTGCAGACAGAAGGAGTCGATCATCAGCAGATATCCACTATTCTGGATTCATGCTGGGCAACACCTGTCAATGATGCTATCTACCCTGTCCGCTGGGATCTCATCACAAGAGA GTGTTCTAGCGAAGCAGATGGCACAGTTGAGATCATTCAGAACGGGATCTCCACTGTGTCCCGATTCTCCTTCAGGATGTTCACTTTTACCAACTTTTCAtccatctacctgcactgccaGGTCCACCTGTGTCTTTTGAGACACAACACCTGCACAACT CATTGCTATCCAGGTTACCACACAAGAGTGGCGAGGGCTACTTCCCATCATGACACTGCAGCCATCTCACTTGGACCACTAATCTGGAAAAATG atgaaaaaatgaaaatgagcaGTGCTTCAGGCCAGCTGACCTCACTGGTGACCTTGCTACTCAGTTTGCTGACTGCCAAAACTTTGACCTAG